The genomic interval CTCCCGCCGCAGGATCTCGGCGATACCCTCGGCCAAGGTTTCCACCAGCTGTACTTCGGAACCTTCCACGTAATCCACCACGCGTCGGCAAACCGCCTGATAATCGATGGTGGCTTCGACCCGATCCGCTGCTGCTGCCTGCGCCGCCGCTGCACCCATCTCGAGGTCGATCTCCACACGCTGGCGGACCTGTCGTTCCCAGTCGTAGATACCGATGCGGGTCTCGACCTTGAGGGCTTTCACGAATAAGCTATCCACGGAATCTCCCTGAACCGTTCCGCGCGGACCTCGCCCGCGTCAGTGCGGCACCCATCATAGCGAAGAGGAGGCTTTTTATCAGCCCCGCAAACCCCGTCGCCGCCGCGGCCATGGCCGCTCCCCTATGGAAGTCGATCCTGCTCGTGCTGTTCGCCTACCTCCTGGGCTCCATCGCCAGTGCCGTCCTCGTCGCCCGCGCCCTGCGCCTACCCGACCCGCGTCAGCACGGTTCCGGTAATCCCGGCGCTACCAACATCCTGCGCCTGGGCGGCAAGCGGGCCGCCGCCCTGACCCTACTGGGCGATATGCTGAAAGGACTCGTGCCCGTGCTCGTGGCGCGCGGCCTGGGCCTGGACGGCTGGCCCCTTGCCTCGGTGGCGCTTGCCGCCTTTCTCGGACACCTTTTTCCGCTGTATTTTGGTTTTCGCGGAGGCAAGGGCGTAGCCACAGCCCTGGGTATACTGTTGGCCTACGTGCCCCTACTCGGCCTGTGCGTGCTGCTCACCTGGATCGTGGTCTTTGCCTGGCGCCGTGTCTCCTCCCTGGCTGCCCTCGTCGCCACCCTGATAGCGCCTTTGCTGGCCTGGGCCTTCGCCCTGCCGCTTCCGGCAAAGAGCCTGGTGCTGACCTTGGCGATACTCGTGCTGTGGCGCCACCGCAGCAACCTCAGCCGCCTGCTGCGCGGCGAGGAGTCGGGCTTTCGCCCTTCCTAGACCGTCACGGGAACCAGGGTACCGCCTCAGTCTTTGAGGCCCCACTCCTCCTGCCGCTCACGAATCCAGCGGGAAAGATCCTGCGCTGGACGAAAACCCGGGGCCAACCGCGCCGCCTCCTCTGCAGCCCGCCGGGCGCGCACGAGACTACCGGTGTGCAGGTAGTAGCGGGCAAGGTTCATCTGCGCCAGGTGCGGCCGGTCGAAGTGGCGCGAGCGCAGGGCACGGCGAATGGGGAAAAGGGCTTCCTCGATGCGCCCCGTCTCCATCAGGTACTCACCGAGGTCGTTCCAGGCCACCCCCCACTCGGGATCCAGAGCGATGGCCTTGCGGCAGGCGGCTATGGCGGCGTGGGGATCGCCAGCCTCGGACAGCGCCCAGGCATAAAAACTCCACAGCAGCGCTGACTCCTCGCCGGCGTCGATGGCGCGCTTGAAGGCGCGGGCGGCCTCGTCCGGGTGACCGGTCTGCTGCCAGTCCAGACCCTCCTGAAAAATGGGATTGCGCTCTGCCGTTTCTTGAATGGCGGCATCCAGGGAGAACTCCGTTTGCGTCATGGCATCAACTCCTGCAAAGGCCAGCGCGGACGCACCGCCACCGTTTCGAGGGGGCTGCGCCCGGCCCCGAGGCGCTGCGCTCCGGCCACGGCGATCATGGCGGCGTTATCCGTGCAATGGGCAAGATCGGCAAAATAGAGATCGACCTGTTCTGCCTCGGCCAGTTGCGCGAGGGCTTGGCGCAGCGCCCGGTTGGCTCCAACCCCGCCGGCTACGATCAGACGCTTCATTCCCGTCGCTTCAATGGCTCGGCGACATTTTTCGCAAAGGGTAGCGACCACCGCCTCCTGAAAAGCGGCGGCGAGGTCGGCGCGTGCCTGTGGGTCTCTCTGGGGCAGCCCTTCGGCCTGTAGACGAAATGCCGTCTTCAGGCCACTGAAGCTGAAATCGAGACCAGGGCGATCCAACATTGGCCGCGGCAGGCGGTAGCGGCGTCCGTCACCAGACGCGGCCAGATCGGCGAGGGCAGGGCCGCCGGGATAGGGCAGACCAAGGATCTTGGCCGCCTTGTCGAAGGCCTCCCCCGCCGCATCGTCCACACTCTCACCGAGCAGGGTGTAGGAGCCCAACTCGTGCACGGCAATGAGTTGGGTGTGGCCACCGGAAACCAGAAGTGCGAGGGCCGGAAAGGGCAATATGCCGGCGAGCATGGGGGCGAGCAGGTGGCCCTCGAGATGATGCACCGGTATCAGCGGTACCTGCCAAGCGTAGGCCAGAGCACGCGCAAAGTTGACGCCCACCAGCAGCGCCCCGATCAGCCCCGGGCCCGTCGTCACCGCCACCGCATCGGCGCGGCGCTGACCCGTGCGTCGGCGCAGCTCCCGCCACAGCAGCGGCAAGCGCCGGACGTGATCGCGGGCGGCCAGCTCCGGAACCACCCCGCCGTAGACGGCGTGAATATCTACCTGACTGAAGAGCACCTCGTCCACGAGACCGCGCTCGCTATCGTAGAGCGCGAGCCCCGTTTCATCGCAGGAGCTTTCTACTCCGAGGATCAGCTCAGGCATGGGTGGCTTGCCCTCCCCCGGACACGGATCGCGCCTCCAGCAACTCCAGCTCACGCAAACTGAATCCGCCCTGCAACCGGGCCTCGCGCGCCAAGGGACCGACGATGCGACCGCGGTAGTGACGATCGAGGAGCGCGAAGAACGTAGCTTCGGGATCGACACCGGCGCGCGCGGCAAGGTAGGCAAACCAGCGACTGCCAATGGCAACGTGACCGCGCTCATCGGCCTCGATGCGTTCCAGAATGGCCGCCGAACGACTATCGCCCGCGGCCTCCAGGCGTTGGCGCAGGGCGGGAGTCACGTCCAGACCACGCGCCTCCAACACGCGCGGCACCAGAGCCATCCGCGCCATGGCATCGTCCGCCGTGGCGCAGGCCGCCTCCCAGAGACCATCGTGGGCGGGAAGATCGCCGTACTGTCCGCCAAGGTCCGCAAGCCGCGCTTGCAGCATGGAAAAATGCAGGGCCTCCTCCCGGGCCACCTGAAGCCAGTCGGCATAGTAGCACTGCGGCAATCCGGCAAAGGCGTAGGCAGCATCCAGGGCCAAGTTGATGGCATTGAACTCGATGTGCGCCAGGGCGTGCAACAGCGCAAAACGTCCTGCCTCCGTGTTCAGGGCGCGGCGCCGCGGCAACTCACGCGGAGCCACGAGACGCAGTTGCGGCGGCCGCCCCGGTACGCGCGGCGTCGTCACTACCTCCCACTCCTCGAGATCCCGCGCCGAGGGCGCGCGCAGAGCTTGCACCCGCCGAAGCTTTTCTGCCGGCTCCGAACACGCCAGCGCCGCCCCTATTTGCACCTGCACAGAATTCATCTTGCCATTATGGGGCCTTGCCCCGGCAACGCCAAACAAAAACCCCGAGCCAGAAAAGCTCGGGGTTTTTGGGGTAATAGGTGTCTGGCGGTGACCGACTTTCGCGGGGGGAGGCCCCCCACTATCATGGGCGCTGCAGTGTTTCACGGTCCTGTTCGGGATGGGAAGGGGTGGTTCCACTGCGCTATGGCCGCCAGACAAAGGTAAGCGCTGCCCGGTGTTTGGCCGGGCGGGTGTGGAGAAGGGAAGGTGAGGGCATTGGGGCGATATATGGTCAAGCCACACGGGCGATTAGTACTCCTTAGCTACACGCATTGCTGCGCTTCCACACGGAGCCTATCAACGTGGTCGTCTTCCACGGCCCTTCAGGGGGCTTATGCCCCGGGAGATCTCATCTTGGGGTGGGCTTCCCGCTTAGATGCTTTCAGCGGTTATCCCGTCCGTACATAGCTACCCGGCAATGCCCTTGGCAGAACAACCGGAACACCAGAGGTACGTCCACTCCGGTCCTCTCGTACTAGGAGCAGCTCCCCGCAAATCTCCAACGCCCATGGCAGATAGGGACCGAACTGTCTCACGACGTTCTGAACCCAGCTCGCGTACCGCTTTAAATGGCGAACAGCCATACCCTTGGGACCGGCTACAGCCCCAGGATGCGATGAGCCGACATCGAGGTGCCAAACTCCCCCGTCGATGTGAACTCTTGGGGGGAATCAGCCTGTTATCCCCGGCGTACCTTTTATCCGTTGAGCGATGGCCCTTCCATACAGAACCACCGGATCACTAAGACCTGCTTTCGCACCTGCTCGACGTGTCTGTCTCGCAGTCAAGCACCCTTGTGCCTTTGCACTCACTGCGCGATTTCCGACCGCGCTGAGGGTACCTTCGTACTCCTCCGTTACTCTTTGGGAGGAGACCGCCCCAGTCAAACTACCCACCAAACACTGTCCCTGATCCGGATCACGGACCGAGGTTAGAACCCCAAGATCACCAGGGTGGTATTTCAAGGTCGGCTCCACCGGAACTGGCGTCCCGGCTTCCCAGCCTCCCACCTATCCTACACAAGTCATCTCAAGGTCCCATGCTAAGCTGTAGTAAAGGTGCACGGGGTCTTTCCGTCTTGCCACGGGAACGCTGTATCTTCACAGCGATTTCAACTTCGCTGAGTCTCGGGTGGAGACAGTGTGGCCATCATTACGCCATTCGTGCAGGTCGGAACTTACCCGACAAGGAATTTCGCTACCTTAGGACCGTTATAGTTACGGCCGCCGTTTACCGGGGCTTCGATCAAGAGCTTGCACCCCCTCACTTAACCTTCCGGCACCGGGCAGGCGTCAGACCCTATACGTCGACTTTCGTCTTTGCAGAGCCCTGTGTTTTTGTTAAACAGTTGCAGCCACCGATTCTCTGCGACCCTCTCGGCCTTCGTCCGCAAGGAACTACAACCTACTAGGGCACACCTTCTTCCGAAGTTACGGTGTCAATTTGCCGAGTTCCTTCACCCGAGGTCTCTCAAGCGCCTGGGAATATTCTTCCTGCCCACCTGTGTCGGTTTGGGGTACGGTCACTACAGGATTGTGCTTAGAGGCTTTTCTTGGAAGCTGAGGTTCACGTACTTCTCCTCCGTAGAGGATCGTCATCACGCCTCGGAATTGCCTCCCCGGATTTGCCTAAGGAGACTCCCTACACGCTTAAACCAGGACGTCCAACACCCGGCTACGCTACCTTTCTCCGTCACCCCATCGCATCCTGCAACGGTATCGGAATATTAACCGATTTCCCATCAGCTACGCCTCTCGGCCTCGCCTTAGGGGCCGACTCACCCTGCGCAGATTGACTTGACGCAGGAACCCTTGGGCTTACGGCGAGGGTGGTTTTCACACCCTTTATCGCTACTCATGTCAGCATTCGCACTTCGGATACCTCCAGCATGCCTTCCGACACACCTTCACCGGCTTACCGAACGCTCCCCTACCGCGCGTTCCGAAGAACACACCCGCAGCTTCGGTATATGGCTTGAGCCCCGTTAAATCTTCCGCGCAGGCCGACTCGACTAGTGAGCTATTACGCTTTCTTTAAAGGATGGCTGCTTCTAAGCCAACCTCCTAGCTGTCTGTGCCTTCCCACATCGTTTCCCACTGAGCCATATTTGGGGACCTTAGCTGGCGGTCTGGGTTTTCATCCCTCTTGACGACGGACGTTAGCACCCGCCGTCTGTCTGCCGCGCGCTACGTGCCGGTATTCGGAGTTTGCAACGGGTTGGTAAGCCGTGACAGCCCCCTAGCCGTAACAGTGCTCTACCCCCGGCAGTACTACGCGACGCGCTACCTCAATAGCTTTCGGGGAGAACCAGCTATCTCCGGACTTGTTTAGCCTTTCACTCCTATCCACAGTTCATCCCCGACCTTTTCAACGGGCGTGGGTTCGGACCTCCAGTGGGCATTACCCCACCTTCATCCTGACCATGGATAGATCGTCCGGTTTCGGGTCTACTCCCTGCGACTGTCGCCCTATTCAGACTCGGTTTCCCTACGCCTCCCCTCTTCGGTTAAGCTCGCCACAGAAAGTAAGTCGCTGACCCATGATACAAAAGGTACGCAGTCACCCCCGTAGGGGCTCCCACTGCTTGTAGGCATACGGTTTCAGGATCTATTTCACTCCCCTCTCCGGGGTTCTTTTCGCCTTTCCCTCACGGTACTGGTTCACTATCGGTCGGAAACGAGTATTTAGCCTTGGAGGATGGTCCCCCCATCTTCAGACAGGATTCCACGTGTCCCGCCCTACTTGTCTCACGCCTAGTTCCACCACCAACTTTTCGGATACGGGGCTCTCACCCACTACGGCCGCCCTTCCCAGAGCGTTCTCCTAAGTCCGTGGCTACATCGTGATGGCTCCTCCCCGTTCGCTCGCCGCTACTGGGGGAATCTCGGTTGATTTCTGTTCCTGCAGCTACTGAGATGTTTCAGTTCACCGCGTTCGCCTTGCCACCTTATGTATTCCAGTGGCAATAACCCGATCCCTCGGGTTGGGTTTCCCCATTCGGACATCCCCGGATCACCGCTCGTTTACCAGCTCCCCGAGGCTTTTCGCAGGTACCCACGTCCTTCATCGCCTGTTTCCGCCAAGGCATCCACCGTATGCCCTTATTCACTTGACCATATATCCCCCAATACCCTCGGGGGAGATGACCCGTCCCAGGACCGGTCATCTGGCCTTCCCTTCCTCACTTGTCAAAGAACATACCGCACATCTTCCAATGTACAGTGCACAACCCAAAGCTCTGCACTGCCCACTGCCCACACCACGGACCCGCCGCGGCTCCCCCACCCCACCGTCTGGTGGAGCTGACCGGTCTCGAACCGGTGACCCCCGGCTTGCAAAGCCGGTGCTCTCCCAACTGAGCTACAGCCCCATGTGGTGGGCCCAAGTGGACTCGAACCACTGACCTCACGATTATCAGTCGTGTGCTCTAGCCAGCTGAGCTATGGGCCCAAGTCGCTACCGAGTGGCGTGTGTGGGGTCTAGTACCCGTTCTCTTTAAAGGAGGTGATCCAGCCGCAGGTTCCCCTACGGCTACCTTGTTACGACTTCACCCCAGTCATGAACCATACCGTGGTCGTCGCCCCCCCGAAGGTTAGGCTAACGGCTTCTGGTACCATCCACTCCCATGGTGTGACGGGCGGTGTGTACAAGGCCCGGGAACGTATTCACCGCGGCATGCTGATCCGCGATTACTAGCGATTCCGACTTCATGCAGTCGAGTTGCAGACTGCAATCCGAACTACGACGCGCTTTCTGGGGTCTGCTCCACCTCGCGGCTTGGCTTCCCTCTGTACGCGCCATTGTAGCACGTGTGTAGCCCTGGACATAAAGGCCATGAGGACTTGACGTCATCCCCACCTTCCTCCGGTTTGTCACCGGCAGTCTCCCTAGAGTGCCCGGCCGAACCGCTGGCAACTAGGAACAAGGGTTGCGCTCGTTGCGGGACTTAACCCAACATCTCACGACACGAGCTGACGACAGCCATGCAGCACCTGTGTTCCGATTCCCCGAAGGGCACCCCCACATCTCTGCAGGGTTCCGGACATGTCAAGCCCAGGTAAGGTTCTTCGCGTTGCATCGAATTAAACCACATGCTCCACCGCTTGTGCGGGCCCCCGTCAATTCCTTTGAGTTTTAACCTTGCGGCCGTACTTCCCAGGCGGGATACTTATCGCGTTAGCTACGACACTCAGCACCTAAGGCGCCAAACATCCAGTATCCATCGTTTAGGGCGTGGACTACCAGGGTATCTAATCCTGTTTGCTCCCCACGCTTTCGCGCCTCAGCGTCAGTATTGGGCCAGGTGACCGCCTTCGCCACTGGTGTTCCTCCAGATCTCTACGCATTTCACCGCTACACCTGGAATTCCATCACCCTCTCCCATACTCCAGTCAGCCCGTTTCCACCGCCATTCCCAGGTTGAGCCCGGGGATTTCACGGCAGACGTAACCCACCGCCTACGCGCCCTTTACGCCCAGTAATTCCGATTAACGCTCGCACCCTCCGTATTACCGCGGCTGCTGGCACGGAGTTAGCCGGTGCTTCTTCTTGGGTTCACGTCAATAGCAGACCGTATTCGGATCCGCCTTTTCGTCCCCCACGAAAGGACTTTACAACCCGAAGGCCTTCTTCATCCACGCGGCATTGCTTCGTCAGGGTTGCCCCCATTGCGAAAAATTCCCCACTGCTGCCTCCCGTAGGAGTCTGGGCCGTGTCTCAGTCCCAGTGTGGCTGGTCGTCCTCTCAGACCAGCTACCGATCGTCGCCTTGGTAGGCCTTTACCCCACCAACTAGCTAATCGGACGTAGGCCCCTCCTTCAGCACGAGGTCCGAAGATCCCCCGCTTTCCCCCTCAGGGCTTATGCGGTATTAGCCCAAGTTTCCCTGGGTTGTCCCCCACAAAAGGATAGGTTCCTACGCATTACTCACCCGTCCGCCACTCGCCAGCATCCCGAAGGACCTGCTGCCGTCCGACTTGCATGTGTTAGGCATGCCGCCAGCGTTCAATCTGAGCCAGGATCAAACTCTCGCGTTCAATCCATCTACTACCAAATACTTCAGGACAACCCAGAAATACCCCTCCAGGCCGCCCCAGGGCCTAAACCCCACACATCTCCACTCGGTTGGGAAAGAACGATCGGGAGGCCCTGAGGCTTCCCGCGCAGCGCCGTGCTGCGTGGTGAGGGCGCATTATACGCGGGCTCGGGGGGCTGTCAACAGTCGTCTGCACACTTCGATGGGGCTGCAGACCCGACGCAGGGAGCAGCCAGTGCTCAGGCCCGTCGGCGCAGGAGCGCCTCTATGGCGGGTGCTATCTTCTGCGGCGCAACGCGGGGGGCAAAGCGACGCTGCGGACACCCCTCGGCGTCGACGAGAAACTTGGTGAAGTTCCAGGTGATGCGGGGTCCGAACCAGCCGGGCAGGGCGCTCTTGAGGTATTGAAAGAGGGGGGCGGCGTCGGGGCCATTCACCTCGACCTTGGCAAAGACCGGGAAGGTGACGGCATAGCGACCGTAGCAGGTGTCACCGATGGCGTCGGCACTGCCCGGCTCCTGACGCGCAAACTGGTTGCAGGGGAAGGCGAGCACGCTGAAACCCCGACTACCATAGTCCTGATAGAGCTTCTGCAGCCCGGCATACTGCGGGGTAAAACCGCACAGGCTTGCGGTGTTGACGATGAGCAATACCTGGCCGGCAAAATCCCGCAGGCAGCGTTCGCGCCCATCCAAAAGCGGCAGACAGTAGTCGTACAGCGACTGCGCCTCAGCCATGGTCACTCTCCTGCGCGAGCAGACAAACGCGGGCGACGTGGCGTTTGCCAAATTGCAGAAAATATTCCGGGCCGGGCTCCAGGGCGAGGCTGGGATCTTCGATGCGGGTTTCGCCAAGGTGCACGGCCCCCTCACGGATCTTGCGCATGCCTTCGCTGCTGCTGCGCACCCAACCCAGGGCCTGCAGGGTCTTGGCCAGGGTCAGGGGTGGAGGGAGGCGCAGGGTCTGCAGGGCCAGATCGTCGGGACGTTCGCGCCGCTGGAATTGGGCGAGGAAAGTCTCGCGCGCTCGCACACCGGCGCTGCTACCGTGAAAGCGCGTGACCAGTTCTTGCGCCAGATCCAGCTTGCAGTCTCTGGGGTTGATCTCTCCGGCTTCGGCCTTTTGGCGCAGGGCCACTTGCTCGGGCTGCGATTTTGCCGAAAGCAAGGCATAGTAGCGCCACATCAGGGTATCGGAGATGGACATGAGTTTACCGAACATCTCTTCCGGGGTGTCCTCCAGGGCAATGGTGTTACCCAGGGATTTGGACATCTTCTGGACCCCGTCGAGACCCTCCAGGATGGGCATGGTTAGCACGACCTGTGGTCTTTGGCCGTATTCCTTTTGCAGTTCGCGCCCAACCAACAGATTGAAACGTTGGTCCGTCCCGCCCAGCTCCACATCGGCGCGCAAGGCCACGGAGTCATAGCCCTGCAGTAGCGGATAGAGAAATTCGTGGACAGCAATGGGCTGCTGGGCGTGATAGCGCTTGCTGAAGTCGTCCCGTTCCAGCATGCGGGCCACCGTGTAGCGCGCCGCCAGTTGGATGAGCTCCTGTGGCCTGAGACGATCGAGCCAGTGCGAATTGAAGACGACCTCGGTCCGCGCCGGGTCGAGGATACGAAATATCTGCTGACGATAGGTCTCGGCATTGGCCTGGACAGCCTCGGCGGACAGGGGTGGGCGGGTGCTGCTCTTTCCCGTGGGGTCGCCGATGCGGGCAGTGAAGTCACCGATGAGAAACAGCACCTGGTGACCGAGATCCTGGAACTGGCGTGCTTTGTGCAGCAGTACGGTGTGTCCCAAGTGCAGATCCGGCGCCGTTGGGTCCATCCCCAGCTTGACCCGCAGCGCCCGGCCCTCCTGCGCCGCCCGTTGCAGGGCCTCGTTCAGGGCTCCCTCGGGTAGGATATCGCTGCTCCCAAATGCCAGCTGCGCGCCGGCCGACTCGCCATCCATTTCCACCTCTTGGCCTCACCCGCCATCGTCACTTGGATAATGCCGAGAGGATAGCATCGAGCGGTCTGGCGGAGTAAGTCATGCCCGCACTTACCGGTGCATCACCATATCGACGGATGCTGAACAGGATGGCCTTAACTGCCCAGAGTTGCGGCGACGGATCGTGGTTCGTGGTCCAGAATCGGAGCTATGCTCGAATCTGGTGTACGGGAGGTCTACAACTAGCTTGAGGAGGGTGGCGCACTGTTGCTAGAAAAGGGTTTCTGGATCCGATTCGCAACGAATGAGGAGTGCGCCATGCAAGAGAGTACTGGTTTCGACGGAGGAATGGGAGAGTTGGGCCTGAACATCGAGGGCTTATTGCGGCGGTCCGCGCGCCAGCTGATCCAACAGGCCATCGAGGGCGAGGTGCAGGTGCTGCTGGAGGAGTATGCCGCGGTACGCATGGTCGATGGTCGCCGGGCCGTCGTGCGGAATGGATATCTGCCGGAGCGGGAGATCCTGACAGCGGTCGGCCCCGTGCCTGTACAGGTCCCCAAGGTGCGAGACCGCTCCGGTTCGGGCGTGGTCTTCCGTTCTTCCCTGGTACCGCCCTACGTGCGCAAGTCGCGGACCGTGGCCGCAGCGCTCCCCTGGTTGTACCTGCACGGGGTATCGTCGGGACGGATGCACGAGGCGCTGTCTGTTCTCCTGGGCGAGGAGGCCAAGGGGCTTTCTCCGGCCGTGCTGGGACGCTTGAAAGTCGAATGGGCGCAAGAGCATGCCCAATGGCAGCGCCGGTCTCTACAGGGAAAACGCTACGCCTATTGGTGGGCCGACGGGGTCTATACCCAGCTGCGGGCGGAGGACGATCCCCGGATGTGTCTCTTGGTCATTATTGGCGTGACGGCCGAGGGCAAGAAGGAGGTCGTGGCGGTCACCGACGGTTTACGGGAGTCCAAAGCCTCCTGGCTAGAGATCCTGCGGGACTTGCGCGACCGCGGGCTGCAGGAGGCGCCACTACTGGCCATAGGAGATGGGGCGATGGGTTTCTGGGCCGCCCTGGACGAGATTTACCCACAAACCCGTCATCAGCGCTGTTGGGTGCACAAGACGGCCAACATCCTCAACGAGCTACCGAAGCGCCTTCAGGGGAAAGCCAAGGCCGCCCTGCAGGCGATCTGGATGGCCGACACCCGTGAAGCTGCGGAGAAAGCCTGGCAAGCCTTCGTGCGGGACTACCAGGCCAAATATCCCAGAGCGGTCGCAAAGCTCGAGAAGGACCGGGACGTGCTGCTGACCTTCTTCGACTTCCCGGCAGAGCACTGGCGGCATATCCGCAGCAGCAACGCCATCGAATCGACCTTCGCCACCGTACGGCAACGCAGCAGCCGCACTAAAAACTGTGTCTCTCGAGCCACTTTCCTTGGCCTGAGCTACAAGCTCATCCAGCAGGCAGAGAGACACTGGCGCGGGATTCAGCATCCGGAAAGACTGCGCGAGCTCTTTGCCGGGGTGACATTTGTCGATGGGATGCCTGCCAACGAAACCCGGCTGGATCCTCAACAGGACGCCGCCTGAATCGTGTTAGCAAATGCTCATACACCAATCTTGACCATAGCTCCCAGAATCGGCCATTACGGCACTACCGGGGGCGTCGAGTGTTCCGGAATTTGTGGGGGAATTCCGGATTTTTGCGGAAATGGCACACAACTTGCTCTCGTGTCCGTGAAGGAATTCATTCACATACCGCGAGACGACGATCATGCACAGAATAAAACGCAAAGGCCACATCCAGAGCATACTCCCCGTAACGCTTGCCGCCCTTGCCTGGATGCCCCTGGCGCAGGCGGCGAACTGGTTTGCGCTGCAGGGCGTATCGCCACCCACAGCGCCGCTCTTTGGCGTATCGGGATTCATCGAGCCAAGCCTTTACGCCCAGTCGGGCACTGAAGATGGCTTGTATCATCAAATACCGAACATCAATCTGGTCGGCCCCAACTTCAGCCAGAGTACCACGGCGCAGATCCTGCGCGCGCGGATCATGCTGCGCGGCAATATCAATCACCATATCTCCTATTTCTTCGGTGGCGAATTCGGTAATAACGGCTTTACCAATATCCGCGGTAAATACCAGCCGGGCCTGATCGACGGTCATTTTACTTTCAGCTATATCCCCGGAGCCCGTGTCGAGGTCGGTCTGATCCGCGCGCCCAGCACCGAGGGGGCGATGCAGGGCTTCATGAGCTACAACTACGTCATCAGCCCGACCGTGGTCACCCAGCTGATGAATCAGACCATGTACGATTCGGGCAAGCCCTACAAGCCGGTCCCGACGCTGGGTGGAAATTATCTCGTGCCGGGAAGCGATACCTTGGGTATCAATGGCTTTCGTTACCCCGGGGTGATGCTGTTCGACTGGTTCCGCCATGGTCCCTGGGAGTTTACCTACGGCGCCATGGTGGGCATGTACGGCAGCGTTGCTGCCGGCAATCAATCCAACAGTCCCATGGAGGCAGCACGGCTGCAGTTGGCCTACGTCCTCGGCGGGAAAGGGCCTTTCCGCAGCGACATTCAGGGCGGCATCTGGTATCAACACGCCCAGCCGCTACTGGACGGGCAGAGCTACAACATGGATCGCTACGGTGTCGATCTGCAATACCTCCAGGGTTATATGCAGCCTTGGGGTCGACAGCTGCGCTTTGAGTACATCCGTGGTTCGGGCTGGATCGATGCGCCGGCGGCCTTCAGTAACGCTCCAGGTCTCGCGGCGCCACTGACGAACACCCAGCTCTACCCCGGTCAGGAAAATCGGGCCTGGGGTTATATGGCGGAAGTGGGCCTATTCTTTAGCCACCACATCGAGGCCAACCTGCGCTACGACTATTACAACCGGCTGCCCAACAATCCCGCACAGAACCGCATCTTCAAGACCTTTGCCATCGGCTTGCAATACCACTTTACGCCGTTGACCAAAGTCATGGCGGGTTACTATTTCCGTACCCTGAATGTGCCCCATCCCAACCCTGTCTCTGCCAGCGTTGCCAATGCCGTGGACAACGTCTTTGCCATGCAGGCCATGATCGCCTTTTAAGGAGAATGTCTATGTCACCAGTCCGCTTGCCCCGTCTGTTCGCCGCACTGGCTCTGCCCCTTCTGCTGCTGGGTGCCGTGCCGTCCTGGGCCAACGTGTCCATGCTCAAGG from Acidithiobacillus caldus ATCC 51756 carries:
- a CDS encoding IS256 family transposase, producing the protein MQESTGFDGGMGELGLNIEGLLRRSARQLIQQAIEGEVQVLLEEYAAVRMVDGRRAVVRNGYLPEREILTAVGPVPVQVPKVRDRSGSGVVFRSSLVPPYVRKSRTVAAALPWLYLHGVSSGRMHEALSVLLGEEAKGLSPAVLGRLKVEWAQEHAQWQRRSLQGKRYAYWWADGVYTQLRAEDDPRMCLLVIIGVTAEGKKEVVAVTDGLRESKASWLEILRDLRDRGLQEAPLLAIGDGAMGFWAALDEIYPQTRHQRCWVHKTANILNELPKRLQGKAKAALQAIWMADTREAAEKAWQAFVRDYQAKYPRAVAKLEKDRDVLLTFFDFPAEHWRHIRSSNAIESTFATVRQRSSRTKNCVSRATFLGLSYKLIQQAERHWRGIQHPERLRELFAGVTFVDGMPANETRLDPQQDAA